A window of Mytilus edulis chromosome 10, xbMytEdul2.2, whole genome shotgun sequence contains these coding sequences:
- the LOC139493326 gene encoding uncharacterized protein: protein MAEKNDLITNRKELLDNDGEKPEINKGQTQERYESGPAENQSQEQSKNDIQNPILETRNHEPDEREDETNANENCSDFSEVCEERNEVNSSELPVMPVDFLPVVNGKEECYDNALSMSIDIHKMKNTKKFFCSDVNSYHKTKLVANSKSEIDLDFLKQILKSLYKSDAIRNFSYEKSIMQQLKTFSFFKSFLCIPVYNVSELSGSDSESENENDSLSGLQGNNQDENQQSGEPENGAVNRYFDQLDSAINSYEVRQLTAAIEQADSNVHPSDAIGQAASNVHPSDAIVQAASNVHPSDTIGQAASNVHPSEAIGQAASNVHPSAAIRQAASNVHPSAAIRQAASNVHPSAAIRQAANNVHPSAAIRQAASNVQPSAAIRQAANNVHPSAAIRQAASNVHPSAAIRQAASNVNPSAAIRQAASNVQPSAAIRQAAINVHPSAAIRQAANNVHPSAAIRQAASNVHPSAAIRQAANNVHPSAAIRQAAIDVHPSAAENDLPNSADIIRNIVIDLSQVPESSQRILQENIIDLRQDPVPTQRIVQAMEDIRNVISSPTDDNINVQIMPDNVSINSEISSMSQHLLEEDAFCPGNTTTPTVEPVHCQPSDGGPSEMCIGSVPRLSAHNRPISRALSQNHYTFEGLPVLLQILSVNSLFYNTCTIDTPLMIIFYQMLTNRNLTQLFLNSIFGIFRTELPYMLSLFVRRDYDDVRRVWGEIIGHSERRNFYGSDASLMHPFRDLLLCQYRFYCSNLDCPINERRFDMPGMNLPCLAAGAYLDTTTFQQLIDDFTSQLEYPCNERLVQTISESREENARYTYVPCSGHLLVTRAVRDIPEQPPMIMINMGWLGIRGRNIRNLNGRVQIGAYRYCIGGLTFAANNHFTGRIVIPQEDMFSTLLFCNGQGIQVLDDNEEHPDYLDSLLSLIFLFRII, encoded by the exons ATGGCTGAAAAGAATGACCTTATCACTAATAGAAAAGAGTTACTTGACAATGATGGAGAGAAACCTGAAATAAATAAAGGACAAACCCAGGAAAGATATGAATCAGGTCCAGCAGAAAACCAAAGTCAAGAGCAATCTAAAAACGACATCCAAAATCCAATATTAGAAACCAGAAACCATGAACCTGATGAAAGAGAGGATGAAACCAATGCCAATGAAAATTGTTCTGATTTTTCAGAAGTTTGTGAAGAAAGAAATGAAGTAAATTCTTCAGAGTTACCTGTCATGCCTGTGGATTTTTTACCTGTTGTTAATGGAAAAGAAGAATGTTACGATAATGCTCTTTCAATGTCTATTGatatacataaaatgaaaaacacaaaaaaattctTCTGTAGTGATGTGAACTCATATCATAAAACAAAACTGGTAGCAAATTCAAAGTCTGAAATTGACCTggactttttaaaacaaatattaaaaagtttGTATAAAAGTGATGCAATAAGAAATTTCTCTTACGAAAAGTCCATAATGCAGCAGCTtaaaacattttccttttttaaaagtttcCTATGCATACCTGTTTATAATGTCTCAGAGTTGTCCGGTTCAGACTCAGAATCTGAAAATGAGAATGACTCATTAAGTGGACTTCAAGGTAATAACCAAGATGAAAATCAACAGTCTGGGGAGCCAGAAAATGGAGCAGTTAATAGGTACTTTGATCAACTTGACAGTGCAATAAACAGCTACGAAGTAAGGCAGCTGACAGCAGCTATTGAACAAGCAGATAGTAATGTCCACCCATCTGACGCTATTGGACAAGCAGCAAGTAATGTCCACCCATCTGACGCTATTGTACAAGCAGCGAGTAATGTCCATCCATCTGACACTATTGGACAAGCAGCAAGTAATGTCCACCCATCTGAAGCTATCGGACAAGCAGCAAGTAATGTCCACCCATCTGCAGCTATCAGACAAGCAGCAAGTAATGTCCACCCATCTGCAGCTATCAGACAAGCAGCAAGTAATGTCCACCCATCTGCAGCTATCAGACAAGCAGCAAATAATGTCCACCCATCTGCAGCTATCAGACAAGCAGCAAGTAATGTCCAACCATCTGCAGCTATCAGACAAGCAGCAAATAATGTCCACCCATCTGCAGCTATCAGACAAGCAGCAAGTAATGTCCACCCATCTGCAGCTATCAGACAAGCAGCAAGTAATGTCAACCCATCTGCAGCTATCAGACAAGCAGCAAGTAATGTCCAACCATCTGCAGCTATCAGACAAGCAGCAATTAATGTCCACCCATCTGCAGCTATCAGACAAGCAGCAAATAATGTCCACCCATCTGCAGCTATCAGACAAGCAGCAAGTAATGTCCACCCATCTGCAGCTATCAGACAAGCAGCAAATAATGTCCACCCATCTGCAGCTATCAGACAAGCAGCAATTGATGTCCACCCATCTGCAGCTGAAAATGATCTACCTAATAGTGCTGATATAATTAGAAATATAGTTATAGACTTGAGTCAGGTTCCAGAGTCATCTCAGAGAATTTTGCAAGAAAACATTATAGACTTGAGGCAAGATCCAGTTCCAACACAGAGAATTGTTCAAGCCATGGAGGATATTCGAAACGTTATTTCTTCACCTACTGATGACAACATTAATGTTCAGATTATGCCAGACAATGTTTCAATCAATTCTGAGATATCATCCATGAGTCAACACTTATTGGAGGAGGATGCATTCTGCCCAGGCAATACTACCACTCCAACAGTTGAACCAGTTCATTGTCAGCCTTCAGATGGTGGTCCATCAGAAATGTGTATTGGATCAGTTCCACGATTAAGTGCTCATAACAGACCAATCAGTAGAGCATTGTCTCAGAATCATTATACTTTTGAAG gACTACCAGTATTGTTACAGATCCTATCTGTAAACTCATTGTTCTACAACACCTGTACGATAGATACAcctttaatgattattttctacCAAATGCTGACAAACAGAAACCTTACTCAGCTATTCTTAAACAGTATATTTGGAATTTTTAGAACT GAACTGCCATATATGCTGTCACTGTTTGTGAGGAGAGACTATGATGATGTAAGGCGAGTATGGGGAGAGATCATAGGCCATTCTGAAAGAAGAAATTTCTATGGGTCTGATGCAAGCTTGATGCATCCTTTCAGAGACCTGCTTCTTTGCCAATACAGATTTTACTGTAGTAATCTGGACTGTCCAATCAATGAGAGAAGATTTGATATGCCTGGAATGAATTTACCATG TCTTGCAGCAGGAGCATATTTAGACACAACAACTTTTCAGCAGTTAATAGATGACTTTACCTCACAACTAGAATATCCATGCAATGAACGTCTAGTTCAGACTATTTCTGAATCAAGAGAGGAGAATGCACGATACACCTATGT GCCTTGCAGCGGACATCTTTTAGTAACCAGAGCAGTTAGAGATATTCCAGAGCAGCCACCAATGATAATGATTAATATGGGATGGTTAGGAATACGAGGAAGAAATATTAGAAATTTGAATGGAAGAGTT